In the Kineosporiaceae bacterium genome, one interval contains:
- a CDS encoding D-alanine--D-alanine ligase, with the protein MSETVGPEGLAQSARRPRVAVVFGGRSSEHGISCVTAAGVMQAIDPTRWDVVPIGITPTGRWVLAGEDPKRWQIEAGVLPEVGADEGPAVLVPLESGVGTLTVLEPDQVPRTLSQVDVVFPLLHGPFGEDGTLQGLLELADIRYVGSGVLASAASMDKHYMKVLLDGAGLPVGPYTVVRPRDWERHPDRVREDVEELGYPVFVKPARAGSSIGISKVSSAEDLDAAIETAREHDPKVIIEAMIVGREIECAVLESADGGAPATSLPGEIRVVGGHDFYDFEAKYLDEASVQLSCPADLPDHVVRQVRDLAGRAFEAMGCEGLARVDFFVTPDDSVVVNEINTMPGFTPFSMYPRMWEQTGLSYPDLIDRLLTLAMRRRIGLR; encoded by the coding sequence ATGAGCGAGACAGTCGGCCCCGAGGGCCTCGCGCAGAGTGCACGGCGACCGCGGGTCGCGGTGGTCTTCGGCGGTCGCTCCAGCGAACACGGCATCAGCTGCGTGACCGCTGCAGGCGTCATGCAGGCCATCGATCCCACCCGATGGGACGTGGTTCCCATCGGCATCACCCCGACGGGCCGGTGGGTGCTGGCGGGGGAGGACCCCAAGCGCTGGCAGATCGAGGCCGGGGTGCTGCCCGAGGTGGGCGCCGACGAGGGTCCCGCCGTCCTGGTGCCGTTGGAATCCGGGGTGGGCACGTTGACCGTGCTCGAGCCCGACCAGGTGCCCCGCACCCTGAGCCAGGTCGACGTGGTGTTCCCGTTGCTGCACGGGCCGTTCGGCGAGGACGGCACGCTGCAGGGGCTGCTCGAGCTGGCCGACATCCGCTATGTCGGCTCGGGGGTGTTGGCCAGTGCGGCCAGCATGGACAAGCACTACATGAAAGTGCTGTTGGACGGCGCCGGACTGCCGGTCGGCCCCTACACCGTGGTGCGTCCCCGGGATTGGGAGCGTCACCCCGACCGGGTGCGCGAGGACGTCGAGGAACTCGGTTACCCGGTCTTCGTCAAGCCCGCGCGCGCCGGCTCGAGCATCGGCATCAGCAAGGTGTCGAGCGCCGAGGATCTGGACGCCGCGATCGAGACCGCGCGGGAGCACGACCCCAAGGTGATCATCGAGGCCATGATCGTCGGGCGTGAGATCGAGTGTGCGGTGCTCGAGAGTGCGGACGGCGGCGCGCCGGCGACCAGTCTGCCCGGGGAGATCCGGGTGGTCGGCGGCCACGACTTCTACGACTTCGAGGCCAAGTACCTCGACGAGGCGAGCGTGCAGCTCAGCTGCCCTGCCGACCTGCCCGATCACGTGGTGCGTCAGGTTCGCGACCTGGCGGGCCGTGCGTTCGAGGCGATGGGCTGCGAGGGCCTGGCCCGGGTCGACTTCTTCGTCACCCCCGACGACTCGGTCGTGGTCAACGAGATCAACACGATGCCGGGCTTCACGCCGTTCTCGATGTACCCGCGGATGTGGGAGCAGACCGGGTTGTCCTACCCCGATCTGATCGATCGGCTGCTGACC